The genomic interval GCCACTGGCCCGCGGACTGTCGTTCGTACAGCGTCCCGCCGTCGCCGGCCGCGAGGCCGTCGTCCCCGTCGCGGTCGATCGCGCGGACGGCCCGGCGATCGCCGTCGACGACGTGGGGCGTCCAGCGGAACCCGTCGTAGCGGTAGACGATCCCGGAGCCGGCGGCGACGTTCACGTCCCGATCCCCCTGACTCGCGATATCGAAAAACGCGCCGCCTGCGAAGTCGATGCCGATCTGCTCCCAGGTCTCTCCGCCGTCGGCCGTCGCCGCGACGAACTGGCTCGTGCTGCAAACGTGCCCCGCTTCCCGAGCGTGATAGTCGATGCCAGGAATCGTCGATCCGCCGCCGGGCTCGGTCACCTCCGCGTACCGGATCGCGCCGTCGTCCTGTCGGACGCCGACGAGGAGTTCGCCGGAGCCGTTGACGAAGTAGAGGCGCTCGTTCTCGCCCGCGGCCCCGCGCACGGCGCAGTCCTCCCAGGTGCTCGTCTTCCCCTGCGGCGCGGAGTAGTTCGTCAACGTCTGGCTCTCGACGTCGTACTCGCCGATGACGCCGCTCCCGCCGACGAACCAGACCGCCCGCCCGTCGTCGGTGGCGTCGATCCCGGTCAGGCGGCGGCTCCGGGCCTGCGGGCCGTAGGCGACGACGGTCTGCCAGCCGTCGTCCCGCCTGGCGAGGACGTTGCCGTCGGCGCCGACCGCGAACGGCCCCGCGGCGGTATCGACGGCGTCGGCGAGCGCTTTCCCGGTCGGAGACTCGGCTTGCTCCCACTCGTCGTCGTCCGATTGGACGGCCGCCGCCGAACCGACGGCGAGGACGCTGCCGGCCGCGGATGCTGTCGCGAGTCGAAGGACGTCGCGTCGTGTGTGGTCGGACATCGCGACCCGGAGTACCGGCTGGACGAACAAAAGGAGGGACGGTATTATAGCCGACTATACCGTCTCTACCGCCGATATACTCGATCTCACGTCGGTCGATTGCTTCGGGGGTCGGGGCCGTCGGCCTGGTCCGCGCTCGTCCACTCGTCACCGTTCCTGTACTCCGTCGGTTCTCTCTCCGAATCACGCTTCGAGAACGTGAGGAAAGGTTATAGCCGATGGAATGGTAGCGGGTCGTGATCCTCACAATGAGTGGTGTTATCAATCGACGGACGTTACTTCGGAGTATCGGTGCGGGAAGTGTTACGCTTACGTTCGCGGGGCTCGCGAGCGCGGACGGCGAGACGAGATATCTCGTCCGAACCGGAGACGAGGGCGCGGAACGACGGCTCCGCCGGCGCGAATTCGCCGTCGAACACCGGCTCGCCGACGGTGCGGTGCTCGTCGTGACCGGACCGGACGACGCGGTCGACGAACTCGAGGGAATCGCCGGCGTCTCGAGCGCTGCGCCGGACTTCGCGTTCGAACTCGAGGCGCCGGAACTGTCGGAGCCTGCCCGCGTCGACCCGGATAGCGGGAACGGAAACGCGAACGAGAACAGCAACGGACCAGGCGATTCGAACGGGTCCGGTTCCGAAACCGAGGACGGAGCGGACGACGAGCCGGCGCTGTTCGACGGCCAGTGGGACAAACGCGTCACGGAAGCGCGGTCGGCCCACGAGCGGGCGACCGGCGAGGGACGCCGGCTCGCGATCGTCGACACCGGCGTCGATCACACCCATCAGGACCTGGGCAACGTAAACGAGGACGAGAGCGTGACGATATTCGACGGAGAGGTGACTCCTCACACCGGTGACGTCCACTACCACGGGACCCACGTCGCCGGCATCGCGGCGGCGACCGGCGCGGTCGGCGTCCTCGGTACGGCCCCGGACGCGGAGATCGTCTCGGTCCGGGTGTTCGCCGTCGAGGACGGCGACCTCGTGGCCTACTTCGGTGACATCCTCCTCGCGATGGCGTACGCCGCGGCCGTCGACGCCGATGCGGCGAACGCGAGCATCGGCACGGCACCGATCCCGCCGCAGGGCAACGCCGAGCAGTACCGCCGCATCATGGAACCGGTCGTACAGAGCGTTACGGCGGCGGGGACGCTGCTCGTCGGCAGCGCCGGCAACGACGACGCAAACCTCCAGCAGGGCGGCCGCTTCACCCTGCCGAACAGCCTAGCCGGCGTGACGAGCGTCAGCGCGACCGGGCCGAACGACGAGCGGACGTTTTACTCGAACTACGGCACCAACGAAATCGACGTCGGCGCGCCAGGCGGCGGCTACGAGACGGCGGCGAAAACCGGAAGCGAGGACGAGAACGAAGTCGAGCGGCCGTACCCGACGAATCTCGTGCTTTCGACGGTCCCCGGCGACGGGTACGACTGGCTGGCCGGGACGTCGATGGCGGCCCCGCAGGTCACCGGAACCGCGGCGCTCGTCCGCGAACGCCGGCCGGACGCGCCGGCGAACCGAGTGGAGCGAGCTATCGCGGCCGGGGCCGACCTGGTCGACGGCGGCGGCGATCCCGATCTGGGCGCCGGTCGGCTCAACGCGAACGACGCGCTGGACGGGGTGTGAGAAAGTAAGGACGTGAAATAGCGATAGAATATCGGCCGGAGCGATCGGTGCGGCCGGCGCAACCGGAAGCGAGCGGGGCTTACTCCGCGTCGCCCCACTCGGCCTGCTCACGCGGCCGGTCGGTCACGGCTGCAACCTCGAGTTCGCCCTCGAAGCTCTCGAGGGCCTCGAGGTAGGCTTCGGCGCTTGCTTCGGTCGAGAGGTACGGGATCTCCTCCTCGACGGCCATCTCCAGGGAGTCGCGGTCGCGGCTGACGACGAAGTCGATCTTCCCCTCGCGGATGGCCTGCGGGACGTCGTCGAAGGTCTCGACGTCGAAGTGGTCGCCGAAGCCGTCGATATCGAGGTCGACGACGGCGGTGCCCTCGCCGACGGCGTTGCCGGCGGCCTGCTGGGCCTTCCAGTAGGCGGTGCCGAAGTCGCTGGCCGTCCCCATCACTTCGCCCGTGGACTTCATCTCGGGGCCGAGACGCGGGTCCGAACCCGGCAGGCGGTCGAACGGCAGGACGACCTCCTTGATCGAGGTGTGATCGGGGATCTGCTCCTCGGCCTCGAGACTGGTCAGGGTCTCGCCGGCCATGACCTGCGCGGCGAGCTTGGCGATCGGGACGCCGGTCGCCTTCGAGACGAACGGGACGGTCCGCGAGGAGCGCGGGTTGGCTTCCAGAACGTACACTTCACCGTCGCGGACGGCAAGCTGGACGTTCAGCAGCCCCTTCGTCTTCAGCGCCTCGGCGATGTCCTCGGTGACCTCGCGGACGCGCTCTACGGTGTCCTCGGCGAGCGAGCGCGGCGGGATCATGCAGGCGGAGTCGCCGGAGTGGATGCCCGCGCTCTCGACGTGTTCCATGATGCCGCCGATGAGCACGTCGCGGCCGTCGGCGACAGCGTCGACGTCGAGTTCGACCGCGTCCTCGAGGAAGTCGTCCACCAGGATCGGTTTATCCGGACTCACGCGGACGGCCTCCTCAATGTAGGTCTCCAGTTCCTCGTCGTCGTAGACGACGTCCATCGCGCGACCGCCGAGCACGTAGGACGGGCGCACGAGGACGGGGTAGCCGATGTCGTGGGCCAGCTGCAGGGCCTCCTCCTTCGAGACGGCCGTACCCCCGTCGGGCTGGGAGATACCCAGTTCGTCCATGAGGGCGTTGAAGCGGTCGCGGTCCTCGGCCAAGTCCATCGCCTCGACGGAGGTGCCCATGATCTCGCAGTCGAGTCCGCGGCGCTCGAGTTCGTC from Natrinema salifodinae carries:
- a CDS encoding WD40/YVTN/BNR-like repeat-containing protein; the encoded protein is MSDHTRRDVLRLATASAAGSVLAVGSAAAVQSDDDEWEQAESPTGKALADAVDTAAGPFAVGADGNVLARRDDGWQTVVAYGPQARSRRLTGIDATDDGRAVWFVGGSGVIGEYDVESQTLTNYSAPQGKTSTWEDCAVRGAAGENERLYFVNGSGELLVGVRQDDGAIRYAEVTEPGGGSTIPGIDYHAREAGHVCSTSQFVAATADGGETWEQIGIDFAGGAFFDIASQGDRDVNVAAGSGIVYRYDGFRWTPHVVDGDRRAVRAIDRDGDDGLAAGDGGTLYERQSAGQWRRYETSVETKLHGVASGSTYDVAVGDGGTILERRVGAADADDGNETNATATDLASPSAVVSGVEPLSVERYVDGEWVAPGER
- a CDS encoding S8 family peptidase, which translates into the protein MSGVINRRTLLRSIGAGSVTLTFAGLASADGETRYLVRTGDEGAERRLRRREFAVEHRLADGAVLVVTGPDDAVDELEGIAGVSSAAPDFAFELEAPELSEPARVDPDSGNGNANENSNGPGDSNGSGSETEDGADDEPALFDGQWDKRVTEARSAHERATGEGRRLAIVDTGVDHTHQDLGNVNEDESVTIFDGEVTPHTGDVHYHGTHVAGIAAATGAVGVLGTAPDAEIVSVRVFAVEDGDLVAYFGDILLAMAYAAAVDADAANASIGTAPIPPQGNAEQYRRIMEPVVQSVTAAGTLLVGSAGNDDANLQQGGRFTLPNSLAGVTSVSATGPNDERTFYSNYGTNEIDVGAPGGGYETAAKTGSEDENEVERPYPTNLVLSTVPGDGYDWLAGTSMAAPQVTGTAALVRERRPDAPANRVERAIAAGADLVDGGGDPDLGAGRLNANDALDGV